The genomic window AAACCGTCAGATGATTTTTGCAATGCTAATTCATTTTATTAAGTTATTTGAAGAAAAACAAGCCTACATGTATAAAGATGCAAGAAAAATTCCCAAAACATCCTCATAAATTTCATCGAATTGTGATAGAGGTAATGGGTTCACACCCTTTCCTAATTCAATCGTAAAACCGGGGCGGCGAAATTCCTGGATAAACCAATCTCTATAACCCGCATGGCTGTCAATGTAGCAAACCGCTTTATATCCACTGACCCTTTCGAATTCATCTGCCAATCTTTTCGATTCAGGAGGTTCAAAACCTTCATATCCCCAATAAAATTCTTTCCCTTGCGTATGGAAAGCAAGCATTCTGTCAAATGGAAGGCTTCGGGCCAGATTTTCCATTGCGATGGCCTCCGGTTCGGTAAGCGGGGCATCACCAGGATAATCTCTTGGTGAAGGAGCTTTTGGTTTCTTTCTCTCTTTTTCAATTTCCCATTTTGCCAAATATTGATTATTAAGGTCTATGCCGCGTATATTTGCCTTCCAATCGTTAAAATCAGTGCTGCCATTATTCATTTTGATGACACTCTCTCTGAATTCTCCCGGAGGACCGTTTAAAACTAAATTGACCCCATCCGGATTAACCATAGGAATCAGCGTTAATTCTACACTATTATAAAGAGGAAGGGTAGAAATCCCTCTAATCAAGGATGAATTTGTTAAAGAAAGGAGGTAAGTGTTTAAATAACTCATTAAAATCGAAGTCGTGATCCATTCATTCGCATGGAATGAAGCATTCATCTGAACCTTTTTCGGTCCATTCCCGAGCCTTATTTCTTGGATAGGCAATCCAAGCACGCTTTTTCCTACCGAATTTATATTAATAAATGGATATATTTTCTTTAATTGGTTTAAATCATCCTGTAAAACATGATAATCATATTCTCTCTTTCCGTTTACAATGGGAGAAGTGACCCTGACCGGCAAAAGAATGTTTTCTCCCGCCTTTAACTGATTAGGATTGACATTTTGATTTAAGAGCATCAAGGCATCAACGGACATGTTGCCGATTGCTGAAAGCTTCCAAAAAGTATCTCCTCGTTTGATTGAATAGAATTTATCAATATATCCCGGAATTTGTATTTCCTGCCCAACTTGCAAATTTGCAGGATTCAGATCAGGATTTGAATCTGTAATTAAATTTAGTGGAATTTGAAATAGCTGGCTATAATACCAGAAAGAATCACCGGAACGAACTCGAACTTTCATGTTCCCCCTCCTTCCATCATTAAGAAATTTATGATGATAAATGAAAAAAATTACCTTCTTTTCTTTTTTCGTTCAAATAATTAATTACTGCAAATAGTGCTTTGGAAATCAAAAAAAGGGGCTGACCCAAAAGTTATTTTACTTTTGGGTCAGCCCCTTCAACTTTAACTATTCGATATTTTTATTTTGTCGTTATCTTTATTTCGGTACTCTGTCTTTTCATAGAACCGCAATAAGTCTCCATAAATAATTTTATCAGAGTATTCGAGTTCATTTTTTGCTTTTTCCATATACGGTTCACATGCGTTTTGATTTGCTGCAGGTTCACCTGTTGCCTTATCATAGCATGTTTCACGCGTATACACATAGTCTTTCGTAATAAAGCTACCATCTCTTAAAACCGTAAAATCCATTTTGTTTTTAGAGAATAAATCTGAACCGAATTGAATGTCTTGTTTCGTATCAATTCCAAGCAAATGCAGAATTGTCGGCTTTAGGTCGATTTGCCCTGAAACAGTTGAAATCGTTTTGCCTTTATGTCCAGGAATATGAATAATGAGCGGAACCCTTTGCAGCTGTGTGCTGACAAATGGAGTTACCTCCTGTCCAAGGTATTCACTCATCGCCTTATTATGGTTTTCTGAAATGCCGTAATGATCTCCATAAAGAATAATAATCGAGTCTTCATAAAGCCCTTCATCTTTCAATTTTTGGATAAAGTGCTTCAATGCTTCATCTTGGTAACGTACCGTTGTAAAATAATTATTTACCGTCTTATCATTTGAAGTATACGGTTCAATTAACATATCTTCTTTTTCTAATTCAAAAGGGAAGTGATTCGTTAATGTAATCAATTTTGCATAAAAAGGCTTTGGCATTTCTTTTAGATGCTGTACGGACTGTTCGAAGAATTCCATGTCCTTTAAGCCCCAGCCAACTGTATTTTCCTCATTGATTTCATAGTCGTTCATATCATAGAAACGCTGATAGCCAAGTGATTTATACATAATATCTCTGTTCCAGAAACTTTTGTTGTTCGCATGCAATGATGCAGTAAAATAACCGTTCTTATTCAGTATTTCCGGAGTTGCTGTATATTCATTTCCCGAGTGGGTAAAGAATACAGCACCGCGGCTTAATGGATAAAGTGAGTTCTCCACAATAAACTCGGAATCCGATGTTTTCCCTTGGCCTGTTTGATGATAGAAATTTTCAAAGTAATAGCTTTCCTTAATAAAATCATTTAAAAACGGCGTAATTTCCTGGCCATTCACTGTTCGATTGATCACAAAGCTTTGGGTTGATTCCATCGATACTAAGATGACATTTTTTCCTTTCGCAATACCGAACATGTCATCGTTTGGCTGCTTATAATTAGCACGAACATAGTTGTCGATATCCGCTAATTCACTTCCGTCAGCAAATGCGCGCTGAGCAGACGATTTTGACTGAAGAAAAGCATCATAAATATGGTAATTGTAAGTTCCGATATTTTTTATAAGCATTTCACGGTCAAATGTCCGTGTCAAAAGCTGAGGGCGTTCAGTTTCTGCAAGGCCCAGATTAAAGAAAGCGATAGCAATTGAGATTAAAAAATATGCGCGTCTGTCCACCTTTGAATACTGGCGGCTTCCAACAAAATTTGGTTTGAATTTGACAATTAAAGCGAGAATAAAAAAGTCAGAGAAATACAATAAATCGCTTAAATTCAATAATTCATTTACACTGCTTCCAAGATCACTCATATTGCTTGTTTGAAACAAGACCGGAATGGTCAGAAAATCATTAAAAAACCGGTAAAACACAACGTTTGCAAACAAAACGGCAGAAACTAGAAAGCTAGTAATCAAGATATAGCGATTTTGGTTTTTTTCTTTTAAAAATAAACTTAGGCCAAAAATAAATAACAGGAAGCTTAATGGATTAATAAAGAGAATAAATTCCTGCTTCCAGTTTTCAATTTTTATTTCAAAGCTAGTTTTATAGACAATGTACGTTTTTAGCCAAAGGAGAACTGTTGCAATCGCAATCAACGATACCTTTGACCACTTTAGTTTACGCATTATTTTTACCCTCCCTGTTACATGGACAGATGTGGATCTCATTTTTTATATATTTTCAATTTCTTGGCAAACAATTATACAATATCTTAATACTTTTTTTACAAAAAATCAATTCATTCTTAAGACAATGATTATAGAATTATATATTAGCCGTATTCTCATACCCAAATAAATAGACGTTTGAAATCGAAAAAAGTTTCATGTTCGTCCATTTTTTGCATCCGTCAAAATCCTTTGAAGAATTTTGCAGTTAACAAATAAGGGCCAGATCCCTCCGATGCAACATATAGACAAACACAAAAACCATTCTATATATTGTCATTGTCGGAGGGAGTCAGACCCTTTATGAATCAGCACCATTTACATTTGGTCAATTTTATTTTTAACGAGCCAGGCTGCTCCAATAACACCTGCATCATTACCAAGTGTTGCAAGCAAAATTTCGGTGGATACAGCCACTCTTGGAAAAGCAAACTTCTTAAAATATTCTTTGACCGGTTTTAATAGGACTTCACCGGCTTTCGAAACACCGCCGCCTAAAACGATCTTTTCAGGATTAAGGGTATTTGCTGCACTGGCAAGCGCTAAACCGAGGTGATAAGCTACCTCATCGATGATTTCATTGGCAAGCGGATCGTGATTGCGCGCACAATCAAAAACATCCTTTGCAGTAATCGTACCATTTTGCGCTCTTCTTTCTGCCAATTTCCCTATATTTTCTTTCTCGGCAAGCTTTTCATTTGCAATACGGACAATGCCAGTTGCCGAAGCAATTGTTTCAAGACAACCCGTTTTTCCGCAATTACACGGAACTCCGCCTACTGGTTTTGAAGTAATATGTCCTATTTCACCGGCAGCGCCGCTGATACCGTGAACGATGTCTCCGTTGGCGATAACGCCTCCTCCAACACCGGTTCCAAGTGTTACGCAAACTAAGTCTTTTGCTCCGTTACCGGCCCCTTTCCACATTTCTCCTAGCGCAGCGCAATTAGCATCATTATCAATCACCGCCGGCAGGAATGTTTCCGTTTCCAATAAATCTTTTAAAGGATAATCATTTTCCCAGCCAAGATTTATAGCTTCGTATACGATTCCTGTTGTTAAATTAACAGGCCCTGGTGCTCCCATTCCGATTCCAATCAGCTTGCTTTTTGGGTGACCGAGTTCTTCCAGCTTTTGATCAATCGCTTTTGCAATATTCGTAGTAATTTTTTTTCCGCTGTCAGATTTGTCAGTCGGGATTTCCCATTTGTAAAGAATTTCACCATTCATTGAAATAAATGCAATTTTTGTCGTCGTTCCACCAAGATCCACCCCGACAATCCACTTTTCAGCCATGTTCCTCACCCTTTTTTCTTTTCAGCTTTTTGTCTTTTTCTCTTTCGATTTCATTTCTTAATAGCAAAAGTGCTGATTGGAACTCTTTTGTCTCAATAAGCTGCGACTGGTAAAGTTCTTTTAATTCGGTTTCCATTAATTCCAAATCAGCCAGCCTATCCCCAATATAAATCAGCGAGCCGTATTTCATTAACAACTGTTGGATATCGTAGATTGATTTCATTCTGAATACCTCTAAATCTCAAATTAAAACAATTTCTTCACGAATAAAGTATAATCCAAACAAAAAGATGGCTCAAGTAAACATATTGCGGCAGGCCTGTCACATATATTCATTATCAGGGACAAACCTTGCTTCAATTCTGTTTTTAAAGAGGGTTTTATCATGAGGAAACATCTATTTCTTTTCATTACGATATTTGTTATCGCTACATCAACTTTTCTCCTAAATCGCGGACAGCCGGTAAAAGAGAGCATTACCTTTTTTCCGATTGATCCAAATGTCGTCTTTTTGAACGCTTTTACAAAATTGAATTTATTGGATGAAAAAAAACCGGATCAGTATTCTGTCGATTGGAAGATTGGGTCAACACTTGAACGGGAAGCTTATTTACGGCAGGATATTGGCTTCTTATATGCTAACGGTCGATTAAAGGGGAAAATGGGAAAGTGGAAACAAAATACAGCACATCTTTCTCAACAACAAACGATTTATGATAAAGATAGCAGCCATTTAGAAGCAGTTTCATTTCATCATGCCGAAATCCATTATGATAACAAACAAATTTTTAGCGCCCAAACGATGTCTGCGGACCATTTGTATGTCATTCATTCATCATTCAGTCCATTGCAGTCTTTTCGTACTCCGGAAACAAAAGAAGAAACGGAATGGAAAACCACGATTGACAAAATGACAAATCAAGGGCTGGATTCAAGCTGGACAAATGCAATCGAAAATTTTTCGATAAGGCGTGATCAATATATTATGATTCCGTTGACAAATTTAATCGATTACAATAACCGTCCCTTGCCGGGATTTACGAAACATGAGTCAGAGCGAATCCTTGGCAACCTGTGGGAAGGATTGTATAAAAATTATTTCCTAGGAATTAAAAAAAGAGACGGCACAGTCGTTGAACCGGAAGACAGCATCGTCCCTCTTATTTTGCTGGCAAAGAATAAATCCCATTTACTCACCGTAACGGAAACTCGTGACGGGGAACCGATTATGCTTCGCCAGCAGATTCCCCGGAGCCGTTGATTTTTCTCAATAAGTCTTTATACTCTTTTTGATCAGGTTTTATCCTTGCGGCATTTTCGGCATGATTACGTGCAGCTTCGATATTATTTTCATCATAATAAATTAACGCAAGATTGAAATGCGCTTCATGAAAATCCGGTTTCATTTTAATGGCCTTTTGCAAATGTTCCTTGGCATCATTGAAATTTCCTAACTTTATCTCCGTATATGACAAAAGAAAATAAAGATTTTCCGTCGGTCTGTTTTCATTTGCATAATTATTTAACAGCTCAAAAGCTTTATTATAGTTTTCTGATAGGATGTACTCTTGGGCAAGGACGAGAACAGACTGCTCATCAATGTTTTGGGTCGCATCTTCATATCCATACTTTAATAAACCGGTTGCAGCAAAAAAAGCAAGTACAAGAAATAATCCTTGAAAAAGTATTTTCTTTTTTCCAGGAAAATGAACAATTCCGGCAGCCAAAAAACCGCCAATCAGACCCCCGATGTGGCCGGCATTATCAATCCCTGGAAGCGTAAACCCTAATGCCAAGTTAATCCCAAGTACAACGAGAATATTCATGCCCATTGTCCGGAAAAATAGACCGGGATGAATAACTCCAAAATAAAGCAAAGCTCCAAAACAGCCAAAAATGGCCCCGCTGGCGCCTGCTGATAAGCTTGGACTGAATACAAAGCTGGCAAGCGAACCAGCAAACCCGGCAAACAAATAAATAAGCAAAAACCGGACACTTCCATATATTCTCTCGACAACTGTTCCCAGGTAGTATAAAGAGAGCGTATTCATCACTAAATGTAGAATTCCAATATGAAGAAAAATAGGAGTAAAAAAGCGCCACCATTCTCCTTCAATGATCAACGGATTAAATTTTGCCCCAAATCGAATGAGCGTTGATGTATTTGTACTTCCTCCGTTTAGCGTCAATAACAAAAATACAGCAATTTGCAAAAGCATAAAAATATATGTAAAGAATGGCTTCCCGATATTGAAAACATCTTTTTCAGCTTTCGCATTTGCTTTTGCTGCCTCTAATGCAGATGCTTTCACTGCTTCAATTTCGCTTTCCGTATAGTCATCCTTTAAATCAAAAATTAATGAATCGTGAAAATAATGCTCAAGATTTTGTAAAGAACTTTCGGTATTATTTTTTTCAATTAAGAATGTCGTAACATTTGTTCGATCACTATGCGGACTTGTAAAAGGTTTTTCGATCCGGAACAGGTAATCGTCTACAGGCGGATAAGGGGTTACATACACATTGACAACAGAAAGATGTCTCATACCGAGCTGTTTTCTCATTCTCTCACCGTTCATTGCAGTTAATTCGATATCTCTCTGGATCCAATTGCTCCAATCAATATCATATCTTAACAATCTTATGATTTGAGCTTGTTTATTCTCCAGTTTTTCAAGCCAAAGCTCATTTTGGTCAGCGGATAATTGAATGATCCTATACTGTTTTTTCGAAATGAGGAAGTGTGCCAACCTCCAAAAAAGATAATCCTCTCTAAGACTCAACTTTCCCCCTACTTTCTGCATTTCATCTCTTATGCCTAAGAATTATGTTTTGCAAATGCGATCGTGAAAATTTGCTTTCATGCATTTTTTCCTTATTAAAATTATTATAAACGAAAAAATGCAATAACTTTAATTAGACTTTTCTAAAAAATAAAAAGACCTGTTCGGCCTTTTTAATTCTTTCCATGACTTGGAAAAACTGATTGAATGATTTTATTTCGTACGCCTGGAACATTCATAAATATCCTTAATAAGAGACGGCGAATAAAAGAGTTTCCAAAAAGCAGATTAATCAACCGATATCGGTTTTGGTAAACAAAATACACCGCAGTTCCTATCATTAATATAGATGTAAGCATTCGTATCACTTTTCATCCCTCCGTTCTTATTTTAAGAAAGAAGGGAGGTTTTTATCCTGTATACTGATTAGCACCTTTTTCCTCCATTAATCTCAATAACCTTTTTATCCGTAATTAGCTTCATGACAGGAATATCATGTTCTTCAACTTGAAAGTGATCAATCAACTGCTCTTCAAATGCGAGAGAAACCGTTTTTCCGTTGAAATTTGTTAAATAACGGTCATAATACCCCCCTCCGTGTCCAATCCTATAACAATCGTACGTAAATGCGACACCAGGAACAATCATAAGGTCAATTTCATTGGCGTTGACAGCTTCTGTTTGGTCTGCTATCGGCTCATATAAATTGAAAAAACTTGATTCAAGTTCGGAAAAACGTGTTAAAGTACGAAAAACCATCTGCTTGCTTTCGGAAATGCATTTTGGAACAGCGATCTTTTTTCCGAGTTCCCATCCTTTTCTGATAATTTGCAGTGTATCTGCTTCGGGCGGATTTGACACAGTAATGGCAATTGTTTTTGCATCTTTCCAATACGGATCGGAAAATAACCTTTGTGCAATTTGGTAAGACTTATCTTCGTATTCAGGTTTTTGCATATTTGCGAGCTTCTCTTTTACTGCTTTTCGGATCATTTGCTTCGTTTCCATTATCATCTCTCCCGAGTTAGCAACAAAAAAGCAGCAGGTATCCCCGCTGCTTATTTTGTTTCACGATGTAATGTAGAGCGTTTTTCTCTTGGGCAATATTTTTTTAGCTCAAGACGATCAGGATTATTGCGTTTATTTTTTGTAGAAATATAGTTGCGATCTCCACATTCAGTGCAAGCTAACGTAATGTTCACACGCATGTTTTACTCCCTCCAACCTGTGAAAACTAGTTCGTTCATACGACTTTTCTATAATACCACTTTTTAAAAGGAATTGCTAGTGTGTTTTTAAAAGTGCATTGTTCAAGTTAATAAGCTTTTTCCTTTCCTTGCCGCAAATAACCCATGAACTCCCATATTGTGTTTCATGTCCTTGCAAAATCAAGTTGAGAGAAAATATGCTTGCGACCGATCCTTTCGCTAAAGGCATATAGCGAAGAATGCCTTTTTTCTCACAGCTCCATATGTTTTCAGCTGGAACAGTCCTAATTGGATGAACGGTAGTTGATTCGGTTCCATTTCCGTTTGTTTTGCCGTTAATTAAATACATTCTTTTATCGACATGATGAAAGATGACTTTTTCTGACGGAGAAACAAATGCAAGTTGATCATCCGATATACTTTCATTGCTATACACCATTAGCAGCTTTACTTCCTTTACATCTAAAGAATGATTCGTGATCATGATATCATATAAACAAATTTCTGATTGAAGGTCTGTTCTCTTTATTTCAAACGATACATCTTTTTCTTGGATAAATATTCCAAAATCATGCTGCGCCCAATATGTTCTTCCTTCTATCCATAAACCTGGAATCATTCTAAGTTTTAATCTCTCTCCTTTATCCCCTGATATGATTAACCCTTTCATCCTTTTCTCCCCCGTATTTTTGTAGTCAGTTTTCTTTCTGAAAGAATTCTCCGTTGGATTTTCTTAAATCACTCTATATCTCATATCTTCATATTTAACAAAACATCCTCGTATGTTCTTTTCGTTTCTTCCGCAATTCTCGTCCAGCTGAATAGACTTTCAACAACTTTTCGTCCGTTTTCACCGATTTCTTTCGCTCTATTCCGGTCTTCAAGTACAAATTCAAGTTGTTGTATTAAACTTAACGAATTGCCCGGATCCATAAATAGACCTGTTTTATACGGCTGAATAATGCCTCTTAATCCGCCGGTTTCTGAAACAATGGTTGGTTTGCCAAAACTCATGGCCTCAAGGGCTACAATGCCAAATGGTTCATAAAGACTTGGAAAAACAGCTGCTTCACATTGCGTTAAAAGTGCATCCCTCTGTTCATCCCGGATAAACCCAATAAAATAAACAAAATTTTCCACATTGTTATCTTTTACCTTTTGCCGGTATTCTTCAAGCATAGGACCTTTTCCGGCAATCACAAAATATAGTTCATCACTTCTTGCTTTCATCTTTATTGCGGTTTCAATAAGTGTATCAAATCCTTTTTCTCTTACCATTCTTCCAATAGAAAATATCATTTTTCTTTCATGAAAAACCGGCAGGCCATCCAATAATCCATGAAAATTTAATTGGTCTTCTTGTTTGAATACACCATTAGGAATAATCGCAATCTTTTCTTCACAAGTATTAAATACATTCTTCAATTCATCCTTCATATGTTCACTGCAAACAATGATTTGATCGGACGCTTGAAGGAGAAGTTCTTCTTTCTTATGAATAAAGTGCTGCATGTCTGTATAGATACCATTATTTCTTCCGTGTTCGGTAGCATGCATTGTTGTAATTAACGTAATATTCAAAAAAGTTTTTAAAGAAATTGCAGCAGAACCAACGAGCCAGTCATGGGCATGAATAACTTTAAAATCATGAACAGCTGCAAGCTCCTTTGCTTTGTTTGCCATCGCTAAATTAAGCCCTGCCACCCATGCTAGAAAGTCATGATCCTTTTCGTTCAATGGGGCAACCCTGTGGATGAAAACCCCTTTTCGCTTTTCAAAAGAAGGAAGATCCGAAGTTTGTGCGGTGATCACATGGATTTCATAACCTAATTTTGCAAGGCTTTCC from Bacillus methanolicus includes these protein-coding regions:
- a CDS encoding 5-formyltetrahydrofolate cyclo-ligase, whose amino-acid sequence is METKQMIRKAVKEKLANMQKPEYEDKSYQIAQRLFSDPYWKDAKTIAITVSNPPEADTLQIIRKGWELGKKIAVPKCISESKQMVFRTLTRFSELESSFFNLYEPIADQTEAVNANEIDLMIVPGVAFTYDCYRIGHGGGYYDRYLTNFNGKTVSLAFEEQLIDHFQVEEHDIPVMKLITDKKVIEINGGKRC
- a CDS encoding M14 family metallopeptidase, with the translated sequence MKVRVRSGDSFWYYSQLFQIPLNLITDSNPDLNPANLQVGQEIQIPGYIDKFYSIKRGDTFWKLSAIGNMSVDALMLLNQNVNPNQLKAGENILLPVRVTSPIVNGKREYDYHVLQDDLNQLKKIYPFININSVGKSVLGLPIQEIRLGNGPKKVQMNASFHANEWITTSILMSYLNTYLLSLTNSSLIRGISTLPLYNSVELTLIPMVNPDGVNLVLNGPPGEFRESVIKMNNGSTDFNDWKANIRGIDLNNQYLAKWEIEKERKKPKAPSPRDYPGDAPLTEPEAIAMENLARSLPFDRMLAFHTQGKEFYWGYEGFEPPESKRLADEFERVSGYKAVCYIDSHAGYRDWFIQEFRRPGFTIELGKGVNPLPLSQFDEIYEDVLGIFLASLYM
- a CDS encoding LTA synthase family protein; this encodes MRKLKWSKVSLIAIATVLLWLKTYIVYKTSFEIKIENWKQEFILFINPLSFLLFIFGLSLFLKEKNQNRYILITSFLVSAVLFANVVFYRFFNDFLTIPVLFQTSNMSDLGSSVNELLNLSDLLYFSDFFILALIVKFKPNFVGSRQYSKVDRRAYFLISIAIAFFNLGLAETERPQLLTRTFDREMLIKNIGTYNYHIYDAFLQSKSSAQRAFADGSELADIDNYVRANYKQPNDDMFGIAKGKNVILVSMESTQSFVINRTVNGQEITPFLNDFIKESYYFENFYHQTGQGKTSDSEFIVENSLYPLSRGAVFFTHSGNEYTATPEILNKNGYFTASLHANNKSFWNRDIMYKSLGYQRFYDMNDYEINEENTVGWGLKDMEFFEQSVQHLKEMPKPFYAKLITLTNHFPFELEKEDMLIEPYTSNDKTVNNYFTTVRYQDEALKHFIQKLKDEGLYEDSIIILYGDHYGISENHNKAMSEYLGQEVTPFVSTQLQRVPLIIHIPGHKGKTISTVSGQIDLKPTILHLLGIDTKQDIQFGSDLFSKNKMDFTVLRDGSFITKDYVYTRETCYDKATGEPAANQNACEPYMEKAKNELEYSDKIIYGDLLRFYEKTEYRNKDNDKIKISNS
- a CDS encoding rhomboid family intramembrane serine protease, with the protein product MSLREDYLFWRLAHFLISKKQYRIIQLSADQNELWLEKLENKQAQIIRLLRYDIDWSNWIQRDIELTAMNGERMRKQLGMRHLSVVNVYVTPYPPVDDYLFRIEKPFTSPHSDRTNVTTFLIEKNNTESSLQNLEHYFHDSLIFDLKDDYTESEIEAVKASALEAAKANAKAEKDVFNIGKPFFTYIFMLLQIAVFLLLTLNGGSTNTSTLIRFGAKFNPLIIEGEWWRFFTPIFLHIGILHLVMNTLSLYYLGTVVERIYGSVRFLLIYLFAGFAGSLASFVFSPSLSAGASGAIFGCFGALLYFGVIHPGLFFRTMGMNILVVLGINLALGFTLPGIDNAGHIGGLIGGFLAAGIVHFPGKKKILFQGLFLVLAFFAATGLLKYGYEDATQNIDEQSVLVLAQEYILSENYNKAFELLNNYANENRPTENLYFLLSYTEIKLGNFNDAKEHLQKAIKMKPDFHEAHFNLALIYYDENNIEAARNHAENAARIKPDQKEYKDLLRKINGSGESAGEA
- a CDS encoding ROK family glucokinase, whose amino-acid sequence is MAEKWIVGVDLGGTTTKIAFISMNGEILYKWEIPTDKSDSGKKITTNIAKAIDQKLEELGHPKSKLIGIGMGAPGPVNLTTGIVYEAINLGWENDYPLKDLLETETFLPAVIDNDANCAALGEMWKGAGNGAKDLVCVTLGTGVGGGVIANGDIVHGISGAAGEIGHITSKPVGGVPCNCGKTGCLETIASATGIVRIANEKLAEKENIGKLAERRAQNGTITAKDVFDCARNHDPLANEIIDEVAYHLGLALASAANTLNPEKIVLGGGVSKAGEVLLKPVKEYFKKFAFPRVAVSTEILLATLGNDAGVIGAAWLVKNKIDQM
- the rpmG gene encoding 50S ribosomal protein L33 yields the protein MRVNITLACTECGDRNYISTKNKRNNPDRLELKKYCPREKRSTLHRETK
- a CDS encoding YqgQ family protein, encoding MKSIYDIQQLLMKYGSLIYIGDRLADLELMETELKELYQSQLIETKEFQSALLLLRNEIEREKDKKLKRKKGEEHG